DNA sequence from the Caminibacter pacificus genome:
TGAAAAGACTTGATGTGAAAAGCGTTCTTGATGTAGGATGCGGAAGCGGAGATTTTTGTATTTGGGCCAAAAACGAGGGGTTTTTAATAGAAGGTGTCGATTTAAGCAAAGAGCAGGTAAAAAAAGCGAATGAAAAAGGGTGTGATTGCAAAGCTCTTGACGTTTGTGAAGTTACGAAAAAATACGAAGCGGCCGTATCGATTTTCGATGTGGTGAATTATATGGATAAAAACGAGCTTAAGAAGTTTTTTTCTTGCGTGGAAAAGGTAATAGATAAATATTATATTTTCGATATCAACACCAAATATGCAATGGAAGATTTGGCGATAGGTACCTTAAAAGCCGAAGATAAAGATAGATTTTCGGTGCTTTATAGTGAATTTGAAGATGATAAGTTAGTTACCGAGATTACTCTTTTTACTAAAAAAGATGAAAACTGTTATGAAAAAAAACAAAAAAGCATTATTCAATATTATCACTCTATCGAAGAGATTGAAAAACTTACGTCTTTAAAACTTGAAGAGATTATTCCTATTTCTTTATACGGAAGCGAAGAAGCGGAAAAGCTTATTTTAATTTTTAAAAAATGATTATCTCGGTTTGAAATTGTCTTTGCTTATGCAAAATTCAGGTACGAAACATTTTTCGCATTTCGGATTTTTTGCCGTACAGATATAGCGTCCGAAAAGTACGAATCCTTGATGAAGTTCGTTGAGGTCCGTTTTGAAAGCTTCTATAAGGTCTTTTTCGGTCTCTTCGACTGTTTTTGCATCGGTAATTCCTAAACGATGTACCACTCTAAAAACATGGGTATCCACCGCCATTCTGTTTGCGCCTTCAAGCTCTATTAAAAATACGTTTGCGGTTTTGTTTCCGACTCCGGGAAGTTTTATTAAATCTTTGTGCTCTCTTGGAATTTTTCCGCCGTGTTTTTCTTTTACCATTTTTGCCATTGCGACTAAATTTTTTGCTTTGTTATTAAAAAAGTTGCACGATTTAATAAGTTCTTTTACATCTTCTACATCGGCACATGAGAGGCTTTCGATATCGGGATATTTTTTAAATAACGCCGGAGTTACCATATTTACGCGTTTGTCCGTACATTGTGCGCTAAGGATTATGGCTACTAAAAGTTCATAGTCGTTTTTGTAATTAAGCTCCGTTTTACTGCCTTTGTAGTGTTCTAAAAAACGTTTTTTTATCTCTTCCAACTCTTCAGGTTTTCTTAATACCATAAACCGCCTTTTTTTGTATAATTTTAACAAAAAGGTTTTAAGTGAAAAAATATTTAAAACAAGCGGTTCAAAAAGGTATTATAAATGAGTCTCAGGCTCTAAAATTGAATGAATTGATAACTCAAAACTCTCCTTTTAAAATATCGAATTTATTGATATATTTCGGAGGTTTAATCGCTCTTGGTAGCGTTACTTTTTTCATAACGCTCGGGTTTTTGTCTCACGGGTATTTGAACGTTTTGATTTCTGTTTTGATTTTCAGCAGTGTTTTTTATTATGTACTCGAAAAGGTGGATGATAATATCGCAAAAGGAGTTTTGGGGCTTTATATCGTAGGGTTGGTACCGGTATTCGTATATGCTCTTATGGCGTACTTTGGATTTTGGGAAGTTAAAAATTACCCTCATTATTACAAATATATCGATATGAGATATTTGATTTTGGAGATATCCACTATTATCGCTTCATTTTTGATGCTAAAAAAATTAAAACTTTCCATTTTAGTTTTACCTATAGCTTTTAGTCTTTGGTTTATGTCTATGGATATTGTAGATTTATTTTTTGGGAAAATAACATGGGATGAGAGAAGAGCGGTTTCGATAGTTTTCGGATTTTATACGATTATTGCAGCGTACTTTATAGAAAAAAAATATAAAGATTACTCTTTTTGGTTGTATATTTTCGGTGTCGTGATGTTTTGGACGGGGCTTAGTTTGAGTTATGATAGTAGTGAGTTTTCGAAATTTATCTATTTTTTAATCAATTTGATTTTATTGGTTGTGGGAATTAAATTAAAAAGAAAAGTATTTTTGGTTTTCGGAACTTTGGGTGTTATTTTGTATTTAGGACATTTGAGTTATAAATTTAAAGATAGTTTTTCTTTTGTCTATATCGTATCGTTTTTCGGATTG
Encoded proteins:
- a CDS encoding SAM-dependent methyltransferase, whose amino-acid sequence is MALDLYAQIEELFLDKEAAHMLWGEFIEILKRLDVKSVLDVGCGSGDFCIWAKNEGFLIEGVDLSKEQVKKANEKGCDCKALDVCEVTKKYEAAVSIFDVVNYMDKNELKKFFSCVEKVIDKYYIFDINTKYAMEDLAIGTLKAEDKDRFSVLYSEFEDDKLVTEITLFTKKDENCYEKKQKSIIQYYHSIEEIEKLTSLKLEEIIPISLYGSEEAEKLILIFKK
- the nth gene encoding endonuclease III; translation: MVLRKPEELEEIKKRFLEHYKGSKTELNYKNDYELLVAIILSAQCTDKRVNMVTPALFKKYPDIESLSCADVEDVKELIKSCNFFNNKAKNLVAMAKMVKEKHGGKIPREHKDLIKLPGVGNKTANVFLIELEGANRMAVDTHVFRVVHRLGITDAKTVEETEKDLIEAFKTDLNELHQGFVLFGRYICTAKNPKCEKCFVPEFCISKDNFKPR